In one window of Streptosporangium album DNA:
- a CDS encoding GDSL-type esterase/lipase family protein, protein MTAFTGVVTLTAAWATSPAAVSAAEPWRPVVMVATGDSISAGFNACGWYVPCASRSWAAGDGQAVLSHYLRLRSLDEGITGHNVNLAVPGATSANLAGQMAGAVARRADYVTVLIGAQDACVSEERLMTPVAVYQSRVTEALKLFQAGRPGGRVFVASIPDLKRLWRVGRDNVVARGFWALGRICPTMLARPTSTAAADRARRDRVRDRVVAYNAALARVCAAYGPACRFDGNALFATRFTLDHLSRWDFFHPNAAGQQLIAQRTFETVRDWAGEPVWNLGIQS, encoded by the coding sequence GTGACCGCATTCACAGGGGTCGTGACGCTCACGGCCGCCTGGGCGACGTCACCGGCGGCCGTGAGCGCCGCCGAGCCGTGGCGGCCCGTGGTGATGGTCGCCACGGGAGACTCGATCAGCGCCGGGTTCAACGCCTGCGGCTGGTACGTTCCCTGCGCCTCGCGCTCCTGGGCCGCGGGTGACGGCCAGGCCGTCCTGAGCCACTACCTCAGGCTCCGGAGCCTGGACGAGGGCATCACCGGGCACAACGTGAACCTCGCCGTCCCCGGTGCGACCAGCGCCAACCTCGCCGGGCAGATGGCCGGGGCCGTCGCGCGGCGCGCCGACTACGTGACGGTCCTGATCGGCGCCCAGGACGCCTGCGTGTCCGAGGAGCGGCTGATGACTCCGGTGGCGGTCTACCAGAGCCGGGTGACCGAGGCGTTGAAGCTGTTCCAGGCCGGACGTCCCGGCGGCAGGGTGTTCGTGGCGAGCATCCCCGACCTCAAGCGGCTCTGGCGGGTCGGCAGGGACAACGTGGTGGCGCGTGGATTCTGGGCGCTCGGCCGGATCTGCCCCACCATGCTGGCCAGGCCCACCTCGACCGCCGCGGCCGACCGGGCCCGCCGCGACCGGGTGCGCGACAGGGTCGTCGCCTACAACGCCGCCCTGGCCAGGGTCTGCGCCGCGTACGGCCCGGCCTGCAGGTTCGACGGCAACGCCCTGTTCGCCACCCGGTTCACGCTGGACCACCTCAGCAGATGGGACTTCTTCCATCCCAATGCCGCAGGTCAGCAATTGATCGCCCAGCGGACCTTCGAGACGGTCCGCGACTGGGCCGGGGAACCCGTGTGGAATCTCGGGATCCAGTCCTGA
- a CDS encoding isochorismate synthase, with product MSVALGLTRPLVVRTTLVADPGDLLARLPEAAPYAWIRHGEGLVAWGEAARVTVPPGPRRFEWARAWLSDIFGEAHVEDEVGAPGSGPVAFGSFTFDPDARGSVLVVPQVVLARRDGRAWLTTLGEERLDLITPLRDPGRIRYGDGSLTAPEWEHVVARAVRRIRSGRLEKAVLARDLTATAEQEIDVRLLLSRLARRYPECYTFSCAGLVGATPELLVRHTGETIESLVLAGTASRGTDQADDEARGAALFASEKDRYEHTCAVESVRESLDPLCSELKVPEEPELLLLSNVQHLASPVTGRLSAGASVLDVVAAMHPTAAVGGTPTETALGVIRELEGMDRAGYAGPVGWIDARGDGEWGIALRCAQIRGSRARLFAGCGIMGDSVPASELAEAQAKFRVMQYALEG from the coding sequence GTGAGTGTCGCGCTCGGATTGACCCGTCCCCTCGTGGTGAGAACCACACTCGTCGCCGACCCTGGCGACCTGCTCGCGCGACTTCCCGAGGCCGCCCCCTACGCCTGGATCAGGCATGGCGAGGGTCTGGTGGCCTGGGGGGAGGCCGCACGGGTGACCGTGCCACCCGGTCCCCGGCGTTTCGAGTGGGCCCGCGCCTGGCTGTCGGACATCTTCGGTGAGGCCCATGTCGAGGACGAGGTGGGCGCCCCCGGCTCGGGTCCGGTGGCCTTCGGCTCCTTCACCTTCGATCCGGATGCCCGGGGCTCGGTCCTCGTCGTCCCGCAGGTCGTCCTGGCCCGCCGCGACGGCCGCGCCTGGCTGACCACCCTCGGCGAGGAGCGACTCGACCTGATCACCCCGCTCCGCGACCCCGGCAGGATCCGCTACGGCGACGGCAGCCTGACCGCTCCCGAGTGGGAGCACGTCGTGGCACGCGCCGTACGGCGGATCCGGTCGGGCCGTCTGGAGAAGGCCGTGCTCGCACGTGACCTGACCGCCACGGCCGAGCAGGAGATCGACGTCCGCCTGCTGCTGTCACGTCTGGCCCGTCGCTATCCGGAGTGCTACACCTTCTCCTGCGCCGGCCTGGTCGGCGCCACCCCCGAACTGCTGGTCCGGCACACCGGCGAGACGATCGAGTCGTTGGTGCTGGCCGGAACGGCTTCCAGGGGCACCGATCAGGCGGACGACGAGGCCCGCGGCGCCGCCCTGTTCGCCTCGGAGAAGGACCGCTACGAGCACACCTGCGCGGTGGAGTCGGTCCGGGAGTCGCTGGACCCGCTCTGCTCGGAGCTGAAGGTGCCCGAGGAGCCCGAGCTCCTGCTCCTGTCCAACGTCCAGCACCTGGCCAGTCCGGTGACGGGACGGCTGTCGGCCGGCGCCTCGGTCCTCGACGTGGTGGCGGCCATGCACCCGACCGCCGCCGTCGGCGGCACGCCCACGGAGACGGCGCTCGGCGTCATCCGCGAGCTGGAGGGCATGGACCGCGCCGGTTACGCCGGTCCGGTCGGATGGATCGACGCCCGGGGAGACGGCGAGTGGGGCATCGCGCTGCGTTGCGCCCAGATCAGGGGTTCCAGGGCCCGCCTGTTCGCCGGCTGCGGCATCATGGGCGACTCCGTGCCGGCCTCGGAGCTCGCCGAGGCCCAGGCCAAGTTCCGGGTGATGCAGTACGCCCTGGAGGGCTGA
- a CDS encoding response regulator, with protein MRVILAEDSTLLREGLVRLLVEEGHEVPAAVGDGASLIEAVAEHGPDIVVADVRMPPTHTDEGLRAVLEIRRRRPGTRVLVLSQYVEKRYATELMSGDVDGVGYLLKDRVAQVGDFLDALDRVGAGGAAFDPEVVRQLLARTTHVDPLARLTPRERDVLDHMAQGCTNASIAQRLSVSQSAVEKHVNAIFDKLGLLHVTGYSRRVLAVLRYLGS; from the coding sequence ATGCGGGTGATCCTGGCCGAAGACTCGACGCTTCTGCGCGAAGGACTGGTCCGGCTGCTGGTGGAGGAGGGGCACGAGGTCCCGGCCGCGGTCGGCGACGGCGCGTCGCTCATCGAGGCGGTGGCCGAGCACGGGCCCGACATCGTGGTCGCCGACGTGCGGATGCCGCCGACCCACACCGACGAGGGGCTCCGGGCGGTCCTGGAGATCCGGCGCCGCCGGCCCGGGACACGCGTGCTGGTCCTGTCGCAGTACGTCGAGAAGCGCTATGCCACCGAGCTGATGAGCGGTGACGTGGACGGTGTGGGTTACCTGCTCAAGGACCGGGTGGCCCAGGTCGGCGATTTCCTCGACGCGCTCGACCGGGTCGGCGCCGGAGGAGCGGCCTTCGACCCCGAGGTGGTGCGCCAGCTTCTGGCCCGCACCACCCATGTCGACCCGCTGGCCCGGCTCACCCCCCGCGAACGGGACGTGCTGGACCACATGGCCCAGGGCTGCACCAACGCCTCCATCGCCCAGCGGCTCAGCGTCTCCCAGAGCGCCGTCGAAAAGCACGTCAACGCCATTTTCGACAAGCTCGGGCTCCTGCACGTCACCGGCTACAGCCGCCGGGTGCTCGCCGTACTGCGCTATCTCGGATCCTGA
- a CDS encoding sensor histidine kinase — MTMVTRAGRALAGLALGIPSALIELLFLLAAAPALAVPRARRHVFAAAVRLADAEMWRLSLLGDADVSGYDGRRAVRYLLWRWPVGVLGGLVLVLLVTGIGVGTQLAWRWGRGEPFDGMEPTVPLAFYFAVAGLVLLFLEIMGLVGLVTLERWVARRALTPSSTELLERRITELAETRAGIVTAVDQERRRIERDLHDGVQQRLVALAMLIGRARRGRAPELLDELLRQAHDEARAALGDLREVAWRVYPAGLDSLGLRDALAGVAERAGMAVTVHYGLAERLAGQVETAAYFVVCEAVTNAAKHAAAGAVTVEIFKEGTVVVVRTRDDGRGGADPSGGGLSGLARRVAALDGRFHVDSPPGGPTTVTAELPCG, encoded by the coding sequence ATGACCATGGTGACAAGGGCCGGCCGTGCGCTGGCGGGACTCGCACTCGGGATTCCCTCGGCGCTGATCGAACTGCTCTTCCTCCTGGCCGCGGCCCCGGCCCTGGCCGTCCCCCGGGCGCGGCGGCACGTGTTCGCCGCGGCCGTACGGCTGGCCGACGCCGAGATGTGGCGGCTGAGCCTGCTCGGCGATGCCGATGTATCCGGCTACGACGGACGGCGGGCGGTGCGCTACCTGCTGTGGCGCTGGCCGGTCGGGGTGCTGGGCGGCCTGGTGCTCGTGCTGCTGGTGACCGGGATCGGCGTCGGGACGCAGCTCGCCTGGCGCTGGGGACGGGGCGAGCCGTTCGACGGTATGGAACCGACCGTGCCGCTCGCGTTCTACTTCGCGGTCGCCGGGCTGGTGCTGCTCTTTCTGGAGATCATGGGGCTGGTCGGGCTGGTCACCCTGGAACGGTGGGTGGCCCGGCGGGCGCTCACGCCGAGCTCCACCGAGCTGCTCGAACGCCGGATCACCGAGCTGGCCGAGACCCGCGCGGGCATCGTGACGGCCGTCGACCAGGAGCGCAGGCGCATCGAGCGCGACCTGCACGACGGCGTGCAACAGCGGCTGGTCGCGCTGGCCATGCTGATCGGCCGCGCCCGCAGGGGGCGGGCGCCGGAGCTCCTCGACGAGCTGCTCCGCCAGGCCCACGACGAGGCCAGGGCGGCGCTGGGCGACCTGCGGGAGGTGGCCTGGCGGGTCTACCCGGCCGGCCTGGACTCCCTGGGGCTGAGAGACGCCCTCGCAGGTGTCGCCGAGCGTGCCGGGATGGCGGTCACGGTCCACTACGGTCTTGCCGAACGTCTCGCCGGGCAGGTGGAGACGGCGGCGTACTTCGTGGTCTGCGAGGCCGTCACCAATGCCGCCAAGCACGCGGCGGCCGGTGCGGTCACCGTGGAGATCTTCAAGGAAGGAACGGTGGTGGTCGTGCGGACACGGGACGACGGGCGCGGTGGCGCCGACCCGTCGGGCGGGGGACTTTCCGGTCTCGCCCGCCGGGTGGCGGCGCTGGATGGGCGTTTCCACGTGGACAGCCCACCCGGCGGTCCCACCACGGTCACCGCGGAGCTCCCATGCGGGTGA
- a CDS encoding DedA family protein, with the protein MSATDVGGIAGWAINLMETLGAPGAGVAIALENLFPPLPSEVILPLAGFTANKGNMTLFDAILWTTLGSVVGALALYGIGALLGRERVVAIAGRLPLISVSDIEKTEAWFARHGRKTVFFGRMIPIFRSLISIPAGVERMPVAVFTLLTTLGSLIWNTVFVMAGYLLGENWSLVEGYAGILSKAVLGIVVLAAVVFTVVRLKDRRKGRHHAQR; encoded by the coding sequence ATGAGTGCAACCGATGTTGGCGGAATCGCCGGGTGGGCGATCAACCTTATGGAGACCCTGGGAGCGCCCGGGGCCGGAGTGGCGATCGCCCTGGAGAACCTGTTCCCGCCGCTGCCGAGCGAGGTGATCCTGCCGCTGGCGGGGTTCACCGCCAACAAGGGGAATATGACCCTGTTCGACGCCATCCTGTGGACCACCCTGGGTTCCGTGGTCGGCGCGCTGGCACTCTACGGGATCGGGGCGTTGCTGGGCCGTGAACGGGTGGTGGCCATCGCCGGGAGGCTTCCCCTGATCAGTGTCTCCGACATCGAGAAGACCGAGGCCTGGTTCGCCCGGCACGGCAGGAAGACCGTCTTCTTCGGCCGGATGATCCCCATCTTCCGCAGCCTCATCTCGATTCCGGCTGGGGTCGAGCGCATGCCGGTGGCGGTCTTCACCCTTCTCACCACACTGGGCAGCCTCATCTGGAACACGGTCTTCGTGATGGCCGGATACCTTCTGGGAGAGAACTGGTCGCTGGTCGAGGGCTACGCAGGGATCCTGTCCAAGGCCGTTCTGGGCATCGTGGTGCTCGCCGCGGTGGTCTTCACCGTGGTCCGGCTGAAGGACAGGCGCAAGGGCAGGCACCACGCGCAGCGATGA
- a CDS encoding YigZ family protein: MAEPYLTLEDVIEHEIEIKRSRFICAVAPVASEEAAREFLAGRRRLHGDATHNCSAYVIGGDRPAQRADDDGEPGGTAGTPMLETLLRRGLGDVAAVVTRYFGGVKLGAGGLVRAYGSSVGKTLDLASLVGMVPARVMSVTVDHVQAGRLENDLRVSPYEVRGVVYGAEVGFQVAVREADLAVFPDWVATLTAGRAEVETGETVYLRET; encoded by the coding sequence ATGGCTGAGCCGTACCTCACGTTGGAAGACGTCATCGAGCACGAGATCGAGATCAAGCGATCACGGTTCATCTGCGCGGTCGCTCCGGTGGCCTCGGAGGAGGCGGCCAGGGAGTTTCTCGCCGGGCGCAGGCGGCTGCACGGCGACGCCACGCACAACTGCTCCGCCTACGTGATCGGCGGAGACCGGCCGGCGCAGAGGGCCGACGACGACGGGGAGCCCGGTGGCACCGCCGGGACCCCGATGCTGGAGACGCTGCTGCGCCGCGGGCTCGGCGACGTGGCGGCGGTGGTCACGCGCTACTTCGGCGGGGTCAAGCTGGGTGCGGGCGGGCTGGTCAGGGCATACGGCTCGTCGGTCGGCAAGACGCTTGACCTCGCGTCCCTGGTCGGGATGGTGCCCGCCAGAGTCATGTCGGTGACCGTGGACCACGTCCAGGCGGGGCGGTTGGAGAACGACCTGCGTGTCTCGCCGTACGAGGTCAGGGGGGTCGTCTACGGAGCCGAGGTCGGCTTCCAGGTCGCGGTGCGGGAGGCGGACCTGGCCGTCTTCCCCGACTGGGTCGCCACCCTGACGGCGGGCCGGGCGGAGGTCGAGACCGGAGAGACGGTCTATCTCAGGGAGACCTGA
- a CDS encoding nuclear transport factor 2 family protein, giving the protein MPREAVWAVITAMYDAYRRGDRAGIDRLLHPEATIWDSADPTLITSGAQLDKVRDARPVDGPEETGVRARDEIVDVWGETALARYLLQVDFAEGEPEIVRTTAVLRLVEEEWLIAHIHENTI; this is encoded by the coding sequence GTGCCACGCGAAGCCGTCTGGGCGGTCATCACGGCGATGTACGACGCCTACCGACGCGGTGACCGCGCCGGGATCGACCGGCTGCTCCACCCGGAGGCAACGATCTGGGACTCGGCGGATCCCACACTGATCACCAGCGGGGCGCAGCTCGACAAGGTCCGGGACGCCCGGCCCGTCGACGGCCCCGAGGAGACCGGCGTGCGCGCCCGTGACGAGATCGTCGACGTCTGGGGGGAGACCGCGCTCGCCCGTTACCTGCTCCAGGTGGACTTCGCCGAGGGTGAGCCGGAGATCGTACGGACCACCGCTGTGCTGCGCCTGGTCGAGGAGGAGTGGCTCATCGCGCACATCCACGAGAACACGATCTGA
- a CDS encoding ATP-binding cassette domain-containing protein, with product MTATDGRSSDAVPGRPARGESAAGPPGQEPPGAGASRAAGAGEAAARLLEVRAVGKTFGGVIALRDVSMRVCPGEVTCVLGDNGAGKSTLIKILSGMHAPDSGEYLVDGAPAAFTSPRDALDRGIATVYQDLAMVPLMSVWRNFFLGSEPVLGRGPLRRFDVAGAKRVVREKLRSMGIDIRDVDQPMGTLSGGERQSVAIARAVHFGARVLILDEPTSALGVKQAGVVLRYIAQARDRGLGVVFITHNPHHAYPIGDRFLLLNRGASLGEYGKGDVTREELTSLMAGGAELEQLAHELSRGEPPG from the coding sequence TTGACCGCAACCGATGGGAGATCCTCGGACGCCGTGCCCGGGCGGCCCGCGCGCGGGGAGAGTGCGGCCGGCCCACCCGGCCAGGAGCCCCCCGGCGCGGGCGCGTCACGGGCGGCGGGCGCGGGGGAGGCCGCCGCCCGCCTCCTGGAGGTGCGCGCCGTGGGCAAGACGTTCGGCGGCGTGATCGCGCTGCGGGACGTCTCCATGCGGGTGTGCCCGGGGGAGGTGACCTGCGTCCTGGGCGACAACGGCGCGGGAAAGTCCACACTGATCAAGATCTTGTCGGGCATGCACGCGCCCGACTCGGGGGAGTATCTGGTGGACGGGGCGCCCGCGGCCTTCACCAGCCCCCGCGACGCCCTCGATCGGGGCATCGCGACGGTCTACCAGGATCTGGCGATGGTCCCGCTGATGTCGGTCTGGCGGAACTTCTTCCTCGGCTCGGAGCCCGTGCTCGGCCGGGGCCCGTTACGCCGCTTCGACGTGGCCGGGGCCAAGCGCGTGGTCCGCGAGAAGCTGCGCTCCATGGGCATCGACATCCGTGACGTCGACCAGCCGATGGGCACTCTGTCCGGCGGCGAGCGCCAGTCCGTGGCCATCGCCCGCGCCGTCCACTTCGGCGCCCGCGTGCTCATCCTGGACGAGCCGACCTCCGCCCTGGGGGTCAAACAGGCCGGGGTCGTGCTCCGCTACATCGCCCAGGCCCGCGACCGGGGGCTGGGGGTCGTCTTCATCACCCACAACCCTCACCACGCCTACCCGATCGGCGACCGGTTCCTGCTGCTCAACCGGGGCGCGAGCCTCGGGGAGTACGGCAAGGGGGACGTCACCCGCGAGGAGCTGACCTCCCTGATGGCGGGCGGTGCCGAGCTTGAGCAGCTTGCCCACGAGCTGAGCCGGGGTGAGCCGCCCGGCTGA